One Excalfactoria chinensis isolate bCotChi1 chromosome 13, bCotChi1.hap2, whole genome shotgun sequence genomic window, CCCCTGACTCGGATCCCCACACACTGtgctctggctgcagggctgcaggatggCTGCTCGCCCCGCTGTCTGCACTGCAATCCCTGACTccatgctgcactgctgctgcacacacaccCCGGGACAgctccatcctgcagcagcCTCAACAGTTCGTCCGTTTGTCCCTGGGTTTGTCTTCCAGCCCTGATGTCCCTTCATGTGTTTTGCTGCGAGAATTTGGGTCTATTTGAGATGGCTGTGGGCAGCACGGTCCTACAGGTGGCTCTGAAAGAGGATTTTAAACACTGGAGATCAAGGGATGTTCTCTGCATGCCACAAATACTGCAGTTCTGTGCATGGCTCTGCTCActtaggagaagaaaaacctAAGGTTTCCCTGCAAATCCACCTGCTTACACCTCTCACAGCCCTCACATGCTTGGTGcgctccagcacagcacagggtaGCTGTTCAGACACTCTTGTATCTGCTGCCACATTTACAGCCCAGAAACATTTAATGAGCCCTCACCAAAGCTCtgtcagaaagcacagcagctcagcagagcagagccctcTCCCACGCAGTGCTCCATTTTGAGGGCATCACTCCCTGGTCCCACCCCAGCTCCGCGCCCCCAACACTGCCCTGCACAGTGGGTGTGCAGGAGTTCCTTCCATGCACTGGGAGCTTATTTCCAGGGGCAGGCTGAGGGCATTCAGCTCATGCAGTGCTGTTCCAGGACAGCTAATCTTGGTTTATATAATGGTATTGcacatttttaattctcttcagattttaaaacaaagatttcATTTCATCTGCATGCCGTGTCTCCATTTAAAGTCTATTGAAGACATGGTGACACAAAGCTCCATATATAtcattctgaatttgttttaagAAACAATGTCTAATTCATGTCTTGATGATGGAAGAATTTTGTTTCTAACATTTCCAAGCAAACTGCAAAGCACAACCACTGTCATTAAAGACAAATTTGCTTAATTGCCTTAAAACACTCTGCTCTGAAGAtaaccagcacagctgcacagctggaaTGACTCCTCCTGCACCTATGGGTGCAAAGCAATGTTCTGCTTTGAGCCCATGTGTTCCCGCAGAGCTTTGCTCAATGCCCACCTGAGGCTGACACTCAGCGTCTGCAGAGCAATGGAGAGGAATGCAAGGGTTGAGGTGGGATGATCTGCttgggttggaactgggtgggaTGAGAAACTGCATGCCCTGCAGGTGGGATGGAGGCCCTTGGGGTACCCTGCAGTGTCCCACAGCCCATCCTCCCCTCCTACTCCTCCCCTccagcctccagctctgctctgtgcatctgGGGGGTTCCCCCCACCTTCCACCTCTCCCTGGGATATCAGCTGTGCTTCTATTGATTTCCACCCCACATTTGTTTTTGCTATTCATTATTAATGGGATCGTTTTTCTATCCTTCGTGCATGAAGGCAAATTTTGTGTAAAAATCAATTGAGTGAGCACCGCCAATggcttgtttggttttctttgctttcatctctGGTGTGCAGTCCCCGGGAGACACAGAGCAGGATATTAAGGAACAAGGAtgggatggagaaaaaaaataatagatcaATTGTTAGTGGTTTGTGAACCTTACAAAGGGATTTGCCTACTGCTCTTTGTCTCACACGTGtctcacagagcagctctctgctgcccGTCTCCCTTTGGTCAcgtttctctttctgcttcccaGTGCCATGGAAGGGGCTGCCCTTCCTCCACCGTAGCAAATCCCTCTTCCTGGGGGTGAGTCTGGCCATGATCCACCACGGGGCATAGTGCCACGCTACAACCCCTCCACTGTGAACCGGTCGCCAGTAGAACTCTCTCCTCAGTTCCTGTTGCAGCTCGAGCCCTGTGGCTGCATGGGAGGGGgtgggcagagagcagcagtgggagagACGGGTGCTCTGCAGGGAGCGCTGCCACCAGAACTCCTTTTGGGTACTAGTTCCTCATCTCCCTTCCCTGCATTGCCCCTGGCATCGTTTCCCAGCTCCGGGGCACTGCCCCTCACACCAAGAGGAAAATACAAGCTGTTTTCCTGTGCTCCATGGCACCAAATGCCAGCTCTCAGCTACTCCTGCTGAAGTTGAAAGAATTCCTCCAGCTCTGGGGAGACAGGGTTTTGTGTCAGTGTATTCATCAGAAGCTCTGGCAACCAAACTCAAGGCATCAAGAACTGTTAAAGCAGTGTGTGCCGACCTCCAACCTGAGATCCTAAATGAAGCACTCAGGTCATTCAGGAGAATGAAACTGGGCAGAGGATCACCTCAGCCCTGGGCCATGAGGAGCTCCTCCCCATGCAGTTCTGTGTCCACGCAGAGGAACCAGGAGCAGAGGAGGATCAGGTGCTCGGGTCGTACTGCCAGCGCGGATGGAAGAGGAGCATGCAGAGCTCTGGTTTCCGGGACAGTAACTGTAGATTTCAGGGTCTAAAGTTCATTTAGGACTTATTTTACATCTTTAGGCCATTTTCTGGACCTGGCCCAAAAGGACAAATGTAAAACCGTCTTATAGCAGAGACAAACCCACATCAGTCATATATTAAAGCGGCAGGGACACCTTTGCCATCCAAGAGCAGCACGATCCCAATCCCCTTTCGGCGGTGGCGGGCGTGAGGATGCgtccccactgctgcagggtGGCGCAGAGCGGTGAGCTGAGCGCGGGCGGGGGGAGCAGAACGCAGCTGAGCGAGGTTAAAACGAGCTGTTGACGGTAACGGAGCTGAGTGAAGAGCACTTCAGAAGCGCTGGAATTCCCGTTCCGTGATGGAAGACAAACGGCGCGAGGCTGCCGTGTCCTTCTGCAGAAGTGATGACCGCTTTCAGTCCGGATACTCCTTTTCCGTGGGTTAAGGGCTCCTCGGCACTCCGATCCTTCTGTTTGAAAATTCCTTCGAATTCCGTGTATCACAAACAGTATTTTCGTTTTAACAGAAAGGCGGTGGCTGCTTCACTCCCCGTCGGCAGCTCCGGCTGTGGGACCGACCCCCGTAGCACCGGGCAGCCGCCCGAGcgagcagcaggcagagcagcaggcagagcagcgGGCTCAACCCCGGCTCCTCCCGGCCCGGCGGCCGCTTCCCGGGCGGGGCAGGCCAGGGCAGCGCTCGCCGGCCaggggcagggaaggaaagagaaatgccCCTACCCGCCTACCTGCTTTGATGGCGGAACGTCCCTTGAAGCTCGCAGCCCGGCAGCACCGCCTGCTTGCCGCAATGACGATCCGCCGAACCGCGAGCGGGCAGAGGGGAAGCTGCCGTCTGTATCGCCTCCTGCCCTTTTTATACAGCGGGAGGCAATTAATATTGCATCACCcttattttaaattttcagaaCCCGCAATATAATGTAATGGCATAAGGGCATGTATTATTAAAGGACATTTGATTGGGGGAAAATCATTGGGGCTGATTGGAAAAACGCGGCGAGAGGAGCGCGCGGCTTCCCGAGAGCCGCAGCGAAAGGCGAAATTGTCGGATCCGCTCGTAGCGGGGGCGGCGGGCAGAACCGGCTGCGAGGTTCGGTGTTTGTCACTCACTGAAATGACAAAGCGAAATATTCAGAAGAGCCTCGCGCTTCGACCATTAATTTTTAATCGTTAAGGTGCTTCTGGGAATcataaataaaagccttttccccttttaaacAGCATTACAAATGAGCCCGCGGTGAATTTGTTTGGGAGACGTTTTTGTTCCACTCCAAGCGGAGGGGCCGGGGTcctcgcccgcccgccccgggTAGGGTGCCGGGGGCACAGCGGGGTCCGACGGGACAAAGCTTCGTCCCGGTGCCCAGGGGAAACGCCCCGGTGGACGATTTTCGTTGATTTGCGCTCGCAAATATTTTCCTCGGTCCTCCCAGCGCCGCCGGCTCGGAAACGAGAGAGGGAGCCAGAAACGACACGTTCCCTTCGGGttgaaaaataaagcctttaTTCCAGAGTCGAGGTGGGGAGCGGCGCTCCGTTCGGAGCGCAACGGGACGGGACGGGCGGGGAGCGCAACACGGCCCGGAGCTCCCGGCGCTGCGCCCGGGACGGCCCGCGGGCGGCTCTCCTCGCGGGACACAGTCCGGGAAACCGCGGGGACGCCGCAACCGGCCGCGAGGCCCGGGGGGTGTGAGGGCGGAGGGCGGCCTGCCCCGTTCCGGGGCTTCGGTGGGGCAGCGGCCTGGGGTTcgtcccgccccgccccgtcccgccgAGCCCCGGGCGCGGCCCCGCCGTCGGTGGGTGGGGGTGCCGGCCGGCCGGGCCGCCGTCAGTGCACCGCGGAGTACTTCATGCGCTTCTGCTTCTGGCGCTGGTTGCAGAACCAGACGCGCACCACGTTCTTCTTGAGGTCGAGCTTCTCGGCGATGGCCGCGATCTTCTCGGACGACGGCCGCGGCTGCAGCGCGAAGTACGCCTCGAGGGAGCGCTTCTCGGGCGCGGCGATGGACGTGCGTTTGCGTTTGCGCTCCGCGCCCGCGAAGAGCTCCGGTTTGGCGGCGCGGTCGCGGTGCGCGGCCTCGGCCTCCTCCAGCCAGGCCTGCAGCACGGGCCGCAGCGCCGTCATGTTGTTGTGCGACAGCGTCAGCGACTCGAAGCGGCAGATGGTGCTCTGGCTGAGCGAGCCCACGCCCGGGATCTTCAGGTTGGCCAGGGCCGCCCCCACGTCGGCCTGGGTCACCCCCAGCTTGATGCGGCGCTGCTTGAAGCGCTCGGCGAACGCCTCCAGCTCGCGCGGGTCGGACTCCACGTCGGGCAGGCAGGGCGCGGCGGGcagcggcggcgcggggccccCCGGCGGACCCACGGCCACGGGCAGGTGGCCCACGGCGCCCAGCGGGTGCGGCGGCAGCGGCGCGGGCACCGCCGGGGGGTCGGGCAGGGCCAGCGCTggggagaggtgctccagcagctcGGCGTCCAACGTGGGgtgcggcggcggcgcgggcaGCGCGGGGTGCGGCAgcgcggcgggggcggccgGGCCGCAGGGAACGCCGCTCATGGCGTGGTAGGTCGCGTCCGGCTTGAAGGGGTGGCTCTTGGCGTGGGAGACGATGTCGACGGCCGCCAGAGCCTCGGCTCGGGCCAGCAGGCTCTCATCAAAGCTTCCAAATATATTGCCCTGGAGCTGCGAGCAAGAATGCGCATAGTGCAGTCAGTGGGGAATACTGTCATCTCCGGATTAAAAACCTCGCCGAGCACAGAGATTCCTCCTCAAAGCTCAGGTCATAAAAATTAATATGAAGGCAGCGGCTTTGCTCGAAGAGACATGTGGATCAGAGACGGGAGAGGGGAGCGGGATGGGGGAGCGCGGAGACGCGAGATTGTTCTGCtgacatgaaaaaaacattaagagaGCGCCTGTCAAAAACCGTGCCTTAAAGCGGTAATTACGCTCCAGCTACGTACCTGCGGGGCCGGGAGGCAAACCCTGCGCATCGCCTCCGCGCCGGCGTGCAGCCCGGAGTATTTGGGCTCCTGCAGGGCGGCGTGCATGGGGAAGGGCTGCTTGGCGTTCATGGCCATCATCTTCGCGCACCTCGCAGGTAGGCAGCCCCGGACATCGATTCAGGGTTGTCTCTGGCTCGCCGCCGTCAAAGTGAGCGATTGGCACTGACGGAGAGTCCCCCCGCCGCGCCCCCCCCCGCTCCCTCACTCATCTTACACCGCCGCCCGGAGCGGGCCCCGCGCACGCGTGTTGTGGGCAGGAGCGGAGGGCGCGGGGCCCCGCACCGGCTCGGGACGCGCCGTCGGGGCGGCTCAGTGGGGAGCGGTTGAGGATCGGTCCCGGCCGGGAGCAGAGGAGACCGAACTCTCCCCGTTCATAACTGCCGTCGGGGGAATGCCGAGACGGGCCGGCCGAGGGGCTGCGGCCGAGGGGCATCGCTTGGACCCTGCGGGACCTTCCCGCGACCGCGGGGAGAGGAGGGCCGGCAGTATTGCGTAACGGGAGGCAGGCCGAGCTCTGGCCGCGCGCAGCATCCTTCCGTGCGGACCCGGCGGCTCGGCTCGCTCCCGGCTGGGTGTGTCCGGGTACGGGCGGCCGCCCGCACACCGCAGTCACTTCTGCGGAGCGCACAGCACTCTGCCCCCCGCCCCGTCCCCGCTGCGTCTCGCTCGCTTTGTACACAAACCACACAAGACGCGGTACTTCAAAGGCGAAACGTCTCTGCTGTTCCCGTGCGGCTGACACGAGCCCCACAACGTTGGCACAGTCTGACAAAAGTTAGTATGTACCAAATACCGCGAACACGAGAAGCGCTCGGCTCCTCCCCAGCCACCACCGGACCCACCTCCccccacagcctgcagagccCCGCGCGGCTCCCGCGGGGATGCGGGGTCGGGCCGTGGGTGTGCGGCGCGTGCGGGCCGCGTTGTCGCCGGGGGGAATCCAATTGATTTCAGGGTCACGCGGGTACTGGGGAGCCGTGCTTAAGATATGTAAGGTCCGCACGGTACGTACTGCAGGCTGCAAACATTCGATCCTCGATTCGTTAAGAGAAAACGGACAAGTCCCCTCCTCCCGAAATAGTCCCTAAACGGGCATAACTGCTCCagaactgttgtttttgttttttgctccCTCATTACCTTCCCACATCTTCACACGTTACCAGACTTCGGTGGTCTGGGGATTTAAGTAACCAGCACGTGGGAAACGGCCGATTCTTAAGCAAAAGTAACACCCGTGCCCGGCTTTCAGGCTCTCAAGAGTTTTGTGCGCAGAGCGAGTTGGTTTGGTTTCCCGACCGACGCGCTGCCTGTGCCGTGGtggggagaagagaggagaggagaggggaggagaggagaggagaggagaggagaggagaggagaggagaggagaggagaggagaggagaggagaggagaggagaggagaggagaggagaggagaggagaggcaCAGCCGGCCGGGGAGCGGAGGTCATGGCGGGGCGGCCGCACGCACCGCGCACCGCCGGTCCGTCCTTCGGGGCTCCCAGGAGCGGAGAGAACAGCGTGAGGAAGGCGGCTGTGCGGGATCAGCACCGCGGACAGCGCAGTGCCGTGGCGGGGCGGCCCGGCGGCTCGTTCCGTCGCTCCCAGCTGAGCCGGCTCAGCGCCGCGCAGCTCCGCGCTCTGATTTACGATAAaaaatttaaaggaaatcaTTTATATTTCAACGGGCCTAAATAGCTGCATGAAAGTTTCATCCAAAGCGGCACCGTATTTATAGGCGGTGCCACTTCGGTGGGAGTAATTAATAGAGGGATACTTTTCAGACCTTTGTTTTATTCGTAACCCTCCCTTTATTCCCCCGCTCTGGCTGACCCCAGAGGATCCCGGCAGCGCTGATGCAGCTCCCGACCCCCGAagctcccctcccctcccgaAGGCCTGCACTGCGTTGGCACTTCTCCCCATCCCCACGCCTTCCATCCCTCCCTCGGCCGCAGCCCGTGCGGCCTCCATTCCCGGTCCCACGTGGGATGGCAGACGTGGCCCAGGCACGCTGCGGCCGAGCATTAATGCGTGTGGACGGAGCATCCCGTCCCAACCCGAGCCCTTCTGCTGCCCACACCGTGTGGTggcttctccttccctcccaaaGGCCGCCGTTCTGAAAGACGCCGGATGGGGTAACCCAGCTGCTGAGCTCCCTTTAATTAAAGCCGTAAAATATTGATGTTCCTGGCCCTGTCTACTGATGTTACACCTTACAAACAGAGGAGAGGAGTCCAAGGGATAAACAATAACAAGTTAAAAGAGCCCAGATGGTTTGCCATCAGAAACTATCTGCAGACTCAAAGGTGTCACTGCAATAGATTTTAGAGATCATTCATCTGCTGGTAAATAATTAATGgtatttctggaagaaaaaaaccaccatcAGCCCATACCCTGATGAAACATCACCGCTGACTCATTGAAAATCTGAAGGTAGCAGTCAGATTGAAGGCGTGCGCTGAGCCCACGGTGCCATCCTATTCTTTGTCACCATTTGAAGGTCGTTATCCATTTTCCTAAAACATCAAACTATTCTGCTCTCATTTAGGATTTAATTCAAAGCCCATCACAGTCGGTGCGCTGTCAGCAGGCTCTCGGTTTCATTAAACTGTTAAGTTGAAAGGACTGGTAATAAATGCTTACACGGGAGTGAGGGTGCTCTGGCACACAGAAGTCCATCATTTCACACACAGTTTGTCCTCACGCATTCTCTACAATGGGTGATaaccagcactgcccagcactgccaccagaCTGAGATGTCTCACCCCGGGAAGTTTTCCTCAGTTGCTCTTTAAAGCATCCCTGGTTTCCTGCAAACAGCCCACGGTGCTGCTTTACACCCGaggagctgtgagcagctgagGAGAGGGGAATGGCACACGGATGTTGTCCTTCTGTCCCtttgcacacacagctcccaccCACTGCTATGGAGCTGAATCTCCCACCCAGCACTGTGTGGGGTGGGTTTCTCCTTAGCATTCCTCACTGCCCATCTGTGTAAGAAATgacatgttttcagaaataatgtttttcaccCTCCATTGAGGATGCAGGGCTGAGCTCTTTGCTGAGGTGCAGCACCTTCCCTGAGGTGTTTGGAGCCCTGCAGGAGGAGTGCTGCATTGAGGTTCTCGGCTCGCCCTCAGCCCCACGCAGAGCACACAGCACGGCATGCAGTCTGATATGGCTGTTCCACTGCACAATCTGATCGAGGAAATAGCTAGGATTACCCAGACAGTCAATTATTCATCAGCTAAACGGCCCAGCATCAATTACCTGGCTTGATTCTCTTATTCATTAAGGAGATTGAAGAGCCTAACTTAACAAAGCCAAAAGAAAGTTGCTAAGCTACAGGAGCTGCCCAGCTCATGGGAGGGCTGCAGTGTCCA contains:
- the POU4F3 gene encoding POU domain, class 4, transcription factor 3; translation: MMAMNAKQPFPMHAALQEPKYSGLHAGAEAMRRVCLPAPQLQGNIFGSFDESLLARAEALAAVDIVSHAKSHPFKPDATYHAMSGVPCGPAAPAALPHPALPAPPPHPTLDAELLEHLSPALALPDPPAVPAPLPPHPLGAVGHLPVAVGPPGGPAPPLPAAPCLPDVESDPRELEAFAERFKQRRIKLGVTQADVGAALANLKIPGVGSLSQSTICRFESLTLSHNNMTALRPVLQAWLEEAEAAHRDRAAKPELFAGAERKRKRTSIAAPEKRSLEAYFALQPRPSSEKIAAIAEKLDLKKNVVRVWFCNQRQKQKRMKYSAVH